One genomic segment of Bifidobacterium breve DSM 20213 = JCM 1192 includes these proteins:
- a CDS encoding PTS sugar transporter subunit IIB, translated as MKIITACSTGLGSSFMTQLNIEKALSNLGVTGVETDHMDIASVTPTSADVLFVGRDIAEAAEGLMDDVVVLDSLIDMDNITAQVAAALKRHGVEVPNK; from the coding sequence ATGAAAATCATCACCGCATGCAGCACTGGCCTTGGATCTAGCTTTATGACCCAACTCAACATCGAGAAAGCGCTGAGCAATCTTGGTGTGACCGGTGTGGAAACCGATCATATGGATATCGCCTCCGTTACTCCTACCTCTGCTGATGTGTTGTTCGTCGGGCGCGACATCGCTGAAGCTGCAGAAGGTCTGATGGATGACGTGGTCGTTCTGGACAGCCTTATTGACATGGACAACATCACCGCACAGGTAGCTGCTGCGCTGAAGCGACACGGTGTCGAGGTTCCCAATAAATAA